A stretch of DNA from Desulfurispora thermophila DSM 16022:
ATATCAAAAACGCTATCCTTGCCCTGAATAAACATGGCTAAACGTTCCAGACCATAGGTAATTTCGGCACACACCGGATGACAATCAATACCGCCACACTGTTGGAAATATGTAAACTGCGTTATTTCCATGCCATCCAGCCATACCTCCCATCCCAATCCCCAGGCTCCCAGGGTGGGGGATTCCCAGTTGTCCTCCACAAAACGGATGTCGTGCTTTTGCGGGTCAATGCCCAATGCCCTCAGGCTCTCCAGGTATATCTCCAGCACATTGTCCGGTGAAGGCTTCAAAATAACCTGGTACTGGTAATAGTGTTGCAGCCGGTTGGGGTTTTCGCCATAGCGTCCGTCCGTGGGGCGGCGGGAGGGTTCCACATAAGCCACCCGCCAGGGCTCCGGACCGAGGGCTCGCAAAAAAGTAGCCGGGTGCATGGTGCCGGCCCCTTTTTCTATATCATAAGGCTGCTGTATGAGGCAATTTTGCCCGGCCCAAAATTTGTTTAAAGTCATGATAATTTCTTGAAAGTTCATTTCCTGACCCATCTCCCTCCTTACGTTTTACCCACTAGCATTTTAAAAACATAAACCTCCCGTCCTGGTACGGGAAAAAACCAGCGACGAGAGGCAAATAGCTATAGACAGACCACTCTCATTCAATTTACCAGAATTGCCACCCAAAGTCAAGACAACCTCTATTGTGAATTATTAAGAATCAAAAATCATCCTGGCCCAGGACATCATCATTTTTTTCCTCAGGGCGGTCTATTTCCAGACTGTATTTCTTGGCCAGAGCTGTCATCCCGCCTAACGCCGCCAGGATGGCCAGTTCGCTGCTGGCCAGCGCGCCCAGAACACCCAGTGCTCCCACAGCTGCCGGCACTTCCAGTACAGTTTTGTCACCCTGTTTGATCTTGATTTTGGTTTCTTGGCTCTTGGCAACAATCCCCTTTAATTGCCCCACCAACTCCTGACCACGCTGCTGAAATTTTTCGGCCAGTTCCCTGCCTTTGCGCTGCAGATTCTCCTCAGGTTCGACATGGCTTTCTTCCAGATATATCAGCGCCTGTACCACATCTCCGCCAACTGCCGCCAATGCCTCCCTGGCCTGGCGGTAACTCACCCCGGTACGGGACCGGATGGCATCAATTTTTTGCAATTCATCCATCGCACCTTCACCGTCCTATCGATTATTACACTATTCTGGGATAATCTTTTCCAATTTACCGCCAGTCCATACCGTCTACCCAGTCTAAAAAATTCAGCACAGGCAGTTTTTTTTCCAGGTGATAAACCATGAATTCGCGCAAAATATTTTTAACCTTCCGGGCTATCGACTCCGGCCACTTTATTTCTTTTAAACGATCCGCCGGTAAATACAACAACTGGAGCATGGCCTGGTGGCAAAACGGCGATAGGCCTGTACCGGATAAACCCAGATGGACAACACAATCTTGACACAGCACTCCACCTTGTGCGGGAATAAAAAAAGCTTCGCTATTACGCATATCGCTACCACATTCCAAACATGTTTTTAAATGAGGCCGGTAGCCCATCACAGTAAGAAAGCGAATTTCAAAAGCCCGCAGCAGCACCTGGTCATATCCTTTGCCTATTTCCTGCCAGGTTGCATCTATCAATCTAAATAACCGAGGGAAAGGCTCTTCCGGCATAGTGAAAGCATCCACCAGTTCCGCTACATAAGCGGCAGCAGTTAATCCGTCCAGGTTTCCATGCAGGGCGGGGTACATACAAACCGTATCGGCCTGTGCCACGGTATCCAATTCCCTCCCGCGGCGCAATTGTAAGATTACCCTGCTAAAAGGCTGCACACTACCCCGCTTTTTACTGTGTGGTTTTTCCACCCCATAAGCAATAGCTCGCTTTTTGCCCTCCTCCAGACTGAAAAAGGTCAACAGGCGGTTGGCCTCCCCACAGGCAATGCTTTTCAGCAGCAACCCATCCAGTGTGTATAAACGCAAAACCTACACCTTCCTGTACCTGAGCTAATGTACCCCCAGATAATACCAGGATAACCGGTTCTTCTGTTGTGCAGACTACTTTTGAATTTTTCAAGCGGGAGGACACAGCAAATGAAAAAAAGCTATGTTATTTTTTTGATCTTATTATGCTGTCTGTCTTCTTCTCTGGCAACACCATCCCAGGCTAATAATTCATCCGGGTTAAAGAATAGAGTCATAGTCCTTGATCCCGGTCATGGTGGCTATGACCCTGGCGCAGTAAATAACAATATCCGAGAAAAAGATTTGAATCTCGCACTCAGCCAAAAAATAGCCGAGTTACTAAAAAAAGAGGGAGCTATTGTTCACCTAACCCGCACCAAGGATTACAATCTGGCTCCGGTGGGATTGCATGGACGCGCAGCCAGATTTGCCGACTTGAGCCTGCGAGCAGCCATGGCCAAAGAAAAATCGGCCGACATTTTTGTAAGTATACATATGAACAGTATTGCCTTTCGTTACTGCCGGGGCGCAGAGGTCTATTATCACTTCCAATCCCAGGAAGGCGCCAGACTAGCCCAAAGCATTCAGAGCGAACTGATAAAAATTCCTGGCATGCGCAAGCGCACTGTAAAGCCGGGTGACTATGCCCTGTTACGACTGACCACAGTACCTGCAGTTATTGTGGAGGCTGGCTTTATTACCAACGATGATGAACTAAAGCATTTGACTACGGAAAGGTATCAACAAGCGCTGGCCGAGAGCATTGTGCGGGGGATAGAAAACTATTTTTCGCCAAATGAAAAACAACAAAGCGGCTCTTAAAAAAAGTACCTGTCTTGAGCTGACAGGTACTTTTTTATCGCTGCTGCAGTTAGCGATCTAGCGGGCAACGGGGGAAAGGCGACGCATTATGTCATTCAATTCGTCCCGAAAACTGCTTACCGGGCGACCCTGGTTAATACCACTGGCGATTCTTTTCAGCCGCGTCACCATATCAGCATCGGTGGAAACCAGGACATCCTTGATCCTGCTATCCTCCTTTTTGATTTCTGCGGCCACCCGTTTTTTAATGTCTTCAATCTTGCTTTTCTCCAGTTTTGCCTTAATATCCAGCCCCACCAAGGCCGTATTGCCGGTAAGCACTACCGTAGCACTGTTTACACCGTCCACCTTTGCTGCCCGTGCTGCCAGCTTTTTAGCCAGGGCACTGGCTTCTCCCGGATTTACCGGCAGCGTTTGCGACGTCCCGGGCGCCGGGACCAATCGCCCGGTATTATCGGGCATAGGTGCTGGCTTGCGCTGGGGCTGGCATCCCGCCACCAGTATTACCAGTAGCGTTAGTAGGAGGATCTTGTACCAGGTAAACCAGATTTTTTTGTTTGACAAATTTTTCACCTCACTTTTTCTGTGGTATTATTTTTTTTAAAGTATTTACCTTGAGGAGAGTAATCATGTCCCAAAGAAAAAAAATTGTTCTAGCAATAACTGGCGCAACAGGTGCCATTTACGGCGTAGAATTGCTCAAAGCCTTGCGCAATGCCGGAGTAGAAATTCATCTTATGATCAGCCCGTGGGCTGAAGTAACGCTGGCGGAAGAAACCGATTATTCTCTGCAGGAAGTCAAGCAAATGGCCGACCATTTTCATGCGGCCGGCGATCTGGCGGCAGGACCGGCCAGCGGTTCTTTTGTACACCATGGCATGGTGGTGGCTCCCTGCAGCATGAAAACGCTGGCCGCTATATCCCACGGGCTGGCCGATAATTTAATCAGCCGCAGCGCCGACGTTTGCATAAAAGAAAAACGTCCTCTGATCCTGTTGGTCAGAGAGACGCCCTTAAGTGCCATTCATCTGGAAAATATGCTCCGGTTGGCCCGGCTCGGCGTAACAATTATGCCTCCAGTTCCTTCTTTTTATCACCGCCCGGTCCACATCAGTGATCTCATCTCCCAGACTACCGGGCGGGTGTTGGATATGCTGGGTCTGGAAAATATGCTGGTCAAACGGTGGCAGCAAACTTAAATCCATTTTTTTACCCGGAAGATCAGGTACATCCACAGTGAAACCCCCAATAAACCCAGAGTAATGGAGATGGTGGAAATTGCATTGTCCTGCGCCGGCAGCGGCACATTCATACCAAAAAATCCCGTCACGAAAGTAAGGGGCATGAAAATGGTGGAAATCACGGTTAATACACGCATGGTTTCGTTGGTCCGGGCACTGATAATGGAATAATAAGTAGCCATGGCGTTGTCCACCAGTGCAGCAAAACCGTCAATGGAATCAATGATGCGCTCGATATGGTCCAACAAGTCCAGATAATACGGTGCATTCTCCTCAGAAACGGCAAAGCTGTACTGGCCATTGTTCATGGTAAAGATGCGCTTTTGCGGCATAATGGCCCGCCGCATGGCTAAAATGGTGCGTTTTAAGCTCAAAAATTCTTCTGTGATTTCTTTGCTGGGCTCTACATAAAGGTCGTCCTCCAATTCATCAATCCGGGCGTTAATGCGCTCCAGCACAGGGAAATAGTGGTCGGTGAGCCCGTCCAAAATAGTGTAGAGAAAGAAGTCGGGACCTTTTTGCATAAACAATGCTTGATTAGACAAACATTCCCTGGCCAGCCTTCCCAGAGTGCGCAGGGTGCGACGGTGCAAAGTTACTATAAAGTTATTCCCCAAATATACATTGAGTTGTTCCAGGGAGACCTCTTCTTCTTTGTCCTCCTCATAGCGAATGGCATGTAGCAAAAAGAAAAAATAATCTTCATAGTCATCGACTTTAGCCCGGGGGCTGTAATGCAAGCAGTCTTCCACGGAGAGGGTGTGGAAACCAAATATACTTGCCACCTCGTTTATTTCCGCCTCGGTAAAGTCGTACAGGTCCACCCAGAGCAAACTGCGGGAGTTGGCCAGTAAATCCGGCCTTCTCAAATCAACATCATGAATGATGCGCTTTTGGTCGGCATCGTAAAAATAAGTTTTGATCAATCCCTTCACCCCTTTTCGCCAAAATAAAAAACCTTCACCACAAAAAATGTGCGAAGGCTACCCCACCCTGTGAGCAAGATGACGCCTTCTCCACTCGTACAAGCTTTGGCACTGTATAGCTAGGGTTTATCAAGCCCAGCCGCATTAGGTAAAACCTTAAGCCGGTAATACCTGTTGACCCGTTATCGTCTCTCGACGGTTCCGGGCAGCGGCATGTGTCTATACAGAAGCCTCACCTAACGAAGAGCTTCATATATAATTTTATCCCATGTAAAAATAGCACATTTTATTAGTAATGACAAGCTGGATTATGGCGTATAACCAAACTGACGAATAATGCTCTCCCTGTTGCGCCAATCTTCTTTAACCTTGACCCAGAGCTGTAAAAAAATCTTGTTACCAAAGAGAGCTTCCATTTCCTCCCGCGCCAGCTGACCAATTTTTTTCAGCATCTGCCCACCTTTACCGATCAGGATGGCTTTCTGGGAGTCCCGTTCCGTATAGATGACAGCATCTACTGCCACTAGATCATCCCGCCGTCGCTCTACATTTTCCACTACCACGGCAACGCTGTGCGGCACTTCTTGGAAGGTCAGGTGCAATACTTTTTCCCGGATTAATTCAGCCATGATAAAACGCTCCGGACGGTCGGTAACCATATCATCCGGGTAATATTTGGGACCTTCCGGCAGGTACTTGATCAGCAACTCGGGCAAAACATCAACATTTTCACCCGTTAGAGCAGATAGGGGTATGATCTCCTTGTAGTCCAGAGTAGTCCGGTAGCTTTCAATCAAGGGCAGTAATTCCTGGCGTGGTACAAGATCAATTTTATTAATCACCAGCAGAACCGGGGTTTTTACCTGCTTAAGCTGCTCAATGATATACAGATCCCCCGGACCGGGCCGGCCGGCTTCCACCAAAAAAAGCACAACGTCTACTTCGCGCAAGGTATTCAGCGCCACTTCCACCATATATTCGCCCAGCTTGTGCTTGGGCTTGTGAATGCCCGGAGTATCCATAAGAACAATTTGCGCGTCCGGGCGGGTGATTACTGAGTGAATTTTGTGCCGCGTGGTCTGGGGTTTGTCCGACATAATGGCTATCTTCTGGCCTACCAAACGGTTAAGCAATGTGGACTTGCCCACGTTCGGCCTTCCCACAATTGCTACAAAACCGGATTTATAGCCTTCTGGTTGCATAAATAACCGGCTCACTCCTTTTGACCTTGCAAGATAATCTTACTCTGGAACAATTATAGTGAAAAATAACTTGGCAACAGCTCTCCGGCCATGCACTGCTCGTACTGCCCGTGTTTGTTGCACATAAAAACTATCATCCCGGGAGCAAATTCCACCAGCACCTGGCGACAGGCCCCACAGGGACTGCAATAATCTTCCGTATCCGCTATGATAGCCATGGCCAGGAACTGTTTTTGACCCTCACTCACGGCCTTATACACGGCAACCCGTTCCGCACAGCAGGTCAGCCCGTATGAGGCATTTTCCACATTACACCCGGTGTATACCTGCCCGTCGGCAGTCAGCAGTGCTGCCCCCACCAGAAAGCCGGAATAAGGAGCATAAGCTTTTTCCCTGGCCTGGCGTGCCGTGTTGATCAGCAACTCAATCTCCTTTGCGGATATCAATATATTATCCCCCTCAAACTTAAAAAATCTCAGCTGGACTGAATTAACCGGACAAATTTAAACCATAAAGGCGGACCCAATACCAGTAAACCAACCAGTACGGCCAATGCGGCCAGGAGCAAGACCGCCCCCGCAGCTATATCTTTGGCATCTCTGGCCAGAGGGTGGTATTGAGGCGAAACCAAATCCACCACCCGCTCCAGGGCCGTGTTGATGAGCTCGGCGCTCAGCACAACAAATATCACCAGCAGGAGAACAACCAGGCGAAGACCGCTTAGTCCCAACCACCAGGCCACAACAAGCACAACCAATGTAGCCAGCAGGTGAAAGCGCATGTGGCGCTGGGTAGCCACGACCAGCCCGATACCCCGCAGGGCACAGAACAAGCTGCGCAAAAACTTGCTGCTCATTTTTTCATGCCCGAACCAGGTCCAGGGAAGATAGTATAGCCTCGGTGCGCGCCAGCATTTCCTGCTCACCCTGGGGCGTATCGTGGTCGTAACCCAGCAGGTGCAACACACCATGCACAACCAGAAAGCCCAGTTCCCTGTCCAAGCTGTGCCCGTACTCCATAGACTGCCTCAAAGCTGTAGGGAGCGAGATGACTATGTCGCCCAGAATGCGCCCCTCTCCTGCGTCAGCCAGCTCCTCGCCCTCTTCCATGGCAAAGGAGAGCACATCGGTGGGAGAATCAATCTGCCGGTAACGGAAATTGAGATCCCGCATATATTCATCATCCACCAATACCACGCTTACCTCGGCATCTTCCCCTGAAAGCTCCTCTGCCAGGGCCTTTTCCACCACTCGCCGCACCAGACTGTTCATTTTTTCATCCACTGGCACTGCCGTTTGAAGGTTGTCTACGTAGACCGGCATTTTGCTTTTTTCTCCTCTCCACTTCTCTTGCTACATCAGGATACTCAATGCGGGAATGGAAAATACCGCCTAAAATTTGCAAAAACGCTGCCGCAATCAAGTCCAGGTCTTTAAAAGTAAGATCGCACTCATCCAGCTGGCTGTCCAGCAATTTATCCCGGATTATTTTGCGCACCAGAGCTTCCACCCTGTTGGGCGTACGGTTCTGCATGGAACGGACGGCGGCCTCCACCGAATCCGCCAGCATAACAATGGCTGCTTCTTTGCTTTGAGGCCGGGGACCTTCGTAGCGAAATTCATCTTCATTCACACTACTGTTGCCTTCCAGGGCTTTGTGATAAAAATAGCTTACCAAACTGGTGCCGTGATGCTGAGCAATAATCTGCATAATGCTTTCCGGCAGC
This window harbors:
- the glyQ gene encoding glycine--tRNA ligase subunit alpha: MNFQEIIMTLNKFWAGQNCLIQQPYDIEKGAGTMHPATFLRALGPEPWRVAYVEPSRRPTDGRYGENPNRLQHYYQYQVILKPSPDNVLEIYLESLRALGIDPQKHDIRFVEDNWESPTLGAWGLGWEVWLDGMEITQFTYFQQCGGIDCHPVCAEITYGLERLAMFIQGKDSVFDIIWVGDVTYGDVHHQGEVEHSHYNFTEADVDMLHKMFDMFEAEAMRLVEKQLVLPAYDYVLKCSHTFNLLDARGAISVTERTGYIHRVRNLARSCAQAYVKQREEMGYPLLKKSWGGTE
- a CDS encoding DUF4342 domain-containing protein — protein: MDELQKIDAIRSRTGVSYRQAREALAAVGGDVVQALIYLEESHVEPEENLQRKGRELAEKFQQRGQELVGQLKGIVAKSQETKIKIKQGDKTVLEVPAAVGALGVLGALASSELAILAALGGMTALAKKYSLEIDRPEEKNDDVLGQDDF
- the recO gene encoding DNA repair protein RecO — protein: MRLYTLDGLLLKSIACGEANRLLTFFSLEEGKKRAIAYGVEKPHSKKRGSVQPFSRVILQLRRGRELDTVAQADTVCMYPALHGNLDGLTAAAYVAELVDAFTMPEEPFPRLFRLIDATWQEIGKGYDQVLLRAFEIRFLTVMGYRPHLKTCLECGSDMRNSEAFFIPAQGGVLCQDCVVHLGLSGTGLSPFCHQAMLQLLYLPADRLKEIKWPESIARKVKNILREFMVYHLEKKLPVLNFLDWVDGMDWR
- a CDS encoding N-acetylmuramoyl-L-alanine amidase family protein, with the translated sequence MKKSYVIFLILLCCLSSSLATPSQANNSSGLKNRVIVLDPGHGGYDPGAVNNNIREKDLNLALSQKIAELLKKEGAIVHLTRTKDYNLAPVGLHGRAARFADLSLRAAMAKEKSADIFVSIHMNSIAFRYCRGAEVYYHFQSQEGARLAQSIQSELIKIPGMRKRTVKPGDYALLRLTTVPAVIVEAGFITNDDELKHLTTERYQQALAESIVRGIENYFSPNEKQQSGS
- a CDS encoding YhcN/YlaJ family sporulation lipoprotein, with translation MSNKKIWFTWYKILLLTLLVILVAGCQPQRKPAPMPDNTGRLVPAPGTSQTLPVNPGEASALAKKLAARAAKVDGVNSATVVLTGNTALVGLDIKAKLEKSKIEDIKKRVAAEIKKEDSRIKDVLVSTDADMVTRLKRIASGINQGRPVSSFRDELNDIMRRLSPVAR
- a CDS encoding UbiX family flavin prenyltransferase, with translation MSQRKKIVLAITGATGAIYGVELLKALRNAGVEIHLMISPWAEVTLAEETDYSLQEVKQMADHFHAAGDLAAGPASGSFVHHGMVVAPCSMKTLAAISHGLADNLISRSADVCIKEKRPLILLVRETPLSAIHLENMLRLARLGVTIMPPVPSFYHRPVHISDLISQTTGRVLDMLGLENMLVKRWQQT
- the corA gene encoding magnesium/cobalt transporter CorA, translating into MIKTYFYDADQKRIIHDVDLRRPDLLANSRSLLWVDLYDFTEAEINEVASIFGFHTLSVEDCLHYSPRAKVDDYEDYFFFLLHAIRYEEDKEEEVSLEQLNVYLGNNFIVTLHRRTLRTLGRLARECLSNQALFMQKGPDFFLYTILDGLTDHYFPVLERINARIDELEDDLYVEPSKEITEEFLSLKRTILAMRRAIMPQKRIFTMNNGQYSFAVSEENAPYYLDLLDHIERIIDSIDGFAALVDNAMATYYSIISARTNETMRVLTVISTIFMPLTFVTGFFGMNVPLPAQDNAISTISITLGLLGVSLWMYLIFRVKKWI
- the era gene encoding GTPase Era; this encodes MQPEGYKSGFVAIVGRPNVGKSTLLNRLVGQKIAIMSDKPQTTRHKIHSVITRPDAQIVLMDTPGIHKPKHKLGEYMVEVALNTLREVDVVLFLVEAGRPGPGDLYIIEQLKQVKTPVLLVINKIDLVPRQELLPLIESYRTTLDYKEIIPLSALTGENVDVLPELLIKYLPEGPKYYPDDMVTDRPERFIMAELIREKVLHLTFQEVPHSVAVVVENVERRRDDLVAVDAVIYTERDSQKAILIGKGGQMLKKIGQLAREEMEALFGNKIFLQLWVKVKEDWRNRESIIRQFGYTP
- a CDS encoding cytidine deaminase, which encodes MLISAKEIELLINTARQAREKAYAPYSGFLVGAALLTADGQVYTGCNVENASYGLTCCAERVAVYKAVSEGQKQFLAMAIIADTEDYCSPCGACRQVLVEFAPGMIVFMCNKHGQYEQCMAGELLPSYFSL
- a CDS encoding diacylglycerol kinase family protein, which produces MSSKFLRSLFCALRGIGLVVATQRHMRFHLLATLVVLVVAWWLGLSGLRLVVLLLVIFVVLSAELINTALERVVDLVSPQYHPLARDAKDIAAGAVLLLAALAVLVGLLVLGPPLWFKFVRLIQSS
- the ybeY gene encoding rRNA maturation RNase YbeY, whose protein sequence is MPVYVDNLQTAVPVDEKMNSLVRRVVEKALAEELSGEDAEVSVVLVDDEYMRDLNFRYRQIDSPTDVLSFAMEEGEELADAGEGRILGDIVISLPTALRQSMEYGHSLDRELGFLVVHGVLHLLGYDHDTPQGEQEMLARTEAILSSLDLVRA